From a region of the bacterium genome:
- the dnaN gene encoding DNA polymerase III subunit beta — protein sequence MRFVTAAADFLKGLQDIQGIAGQRSINPMLSETLLETTDDGVTIYATDLTVSVQEKVGAEVARSGSIVVQAKKVFEIARQLPEEKVTVETLDGNWLKLKSGRATFKIVGLPAEEFPPMPEYDPECLSDIDFGALRSAFAKVISSMCENDARRYLNGGLIEFSVSDVLAPDKGPGTILVSTDSHRLSYKFADIGYKHEGDKPVGLIIPRKSIEEIMRLFGENDAVQMGLDRRRLLFKSDRLTFLSTLIDADYPDYRAVIPKSSKFKVRVSRDELDAVLKRVSICSDPRTRRVRFFFRDGLLRLIGEDAEIGEATDEVEAEYEGDGLAQLIEKQNEEREASRDQSEEPVIETGYENSLEIDYNAAFFEDVLKIIETERVVLELTESTSGCVLKPDEDEPTQLCIIMPMGR from the coding sequence ATGAGATTCGTAACCGCGGCCGCGGACTTTCTAAAGGGATTGCAGGATATTCAAGGGATTGCTGGTCAGCGGAGCATCAATCCTATGCTTTCCGAGACGCTTCTTGAGACAACAGACGATGGTGTCACGATCTATGCGACAGACCTGACAGTGTCGGTTCAGGAGAAGGTGGGCGCAGAGGTTGCCAGGTCCGGTTCGATAGTTGTTCAGGCCAAGAAGGTCTTCGAGATCGCCAGGCAGCTACCGGAGGAAAAGGTTACGGTTGAGACGCTCGATGGCAATTGGCTGAAGCTGAAGTCGGGCCGGGCAACGTTCAAGATTGTTGGGTTGCCGGCTGAGGAGTTTCCGCCGATGCCGGAGTACGATCCTGAGTGTCTGTCGGATATAGATTTCGGGGCTTTGCGGTCTGCATTTGCCAAGGTCATCTCGTCGATGTGTGAGAATGACGCTCGGAGATACCTCAACGGAGGACTGATAGAGTTTTCCGTTTCGGATGTTTTAGCTCCTGACAAGGGGCCGGGGACGATCTTGGTCTCAACCGACAGCCATCGCCTCTCCTACAAATTCGCAGATATAGGCTACAAGCACGAGGGCGACAAGCCGGTTGGATTGATCATTCCCAGGAAGAGCATTGAGGAGATCATGCGGCTGTTTGGGGAGAATGATGCTGTTCAGATGGGGCTGGACAGACGGCGGCTCCTGTTCAAGAGCGACAGGCTAACTTTCCTCTCCACGTTGATAGACGCGGATTATCCGGACTACCGAGCAGTGATTCCCAAGTCATCGAAGTTTAAGGTGAGGGTCTCCCGTGACGAGCTTGATGCAGTCCTGAAGCGAGTCTCAATCTGTTCAGACCCCAGAACGCGCAGGGTTCGTTTCTTCTTTAGAGATGGCTTGTTGAGGCTCATTGGCGAGGACGCTGAGATCGGCGAGGCGACCGATGAGGTCGAGGCGGAGTATGAGGGAGATGGCTTGGCCCAGTTAATCGAGAAGCAGAACGAGGAGCGTGAGGCCAGTCGAGACCAGTCGGAGGAGCCAGTCATAGAGACGGGGTACGAGAACAGTCTTGAGATCGACTATAACGCTGCTTTTTTTGAGGATGTGCTTAAGATCATAGAGACAGAGAGGGTCGTTCTTGAGCTGACGGAGTCGACCTCAGGATGCGTGTTGAAGCCCGACGAGGATGAGCCTACGCAGCTTTGCATCATAATGCCGATGGGGCGCTGA
- a CDS encoding HU family DNA-binding protein: MRRADFVRSVSRRTSMPGGQVEPMVEVFFETIREALQDGRRVEFRGFGSFLARGYGATFMRNPRTGETVVVGPRQKVVFKPSRLLLGRIANRAASSDTEPST, encoded by the coding sequence TTGAGAAGGGCTGATTTCGTGCGATCTGTCTCGCGGCGAACTTCAATGCCCGGCGGGCAGGTCGAGCCTATGGTCGAGGTTTTTTTCGAGACTATCAGGGAGGCGCTTCAGGACGGGCGCCGGGTTGAGTTCAGAGGGTTTGGCTCATTTTTGGCAAGAGGTTATGGGGCGACTTTTATGAGGAACCCCAGGACGGGCGAGACGGTTGTTGTTGGGCCGAGGCAGAAGGTAGTGTTCAAACCGAGCCGGCTTTTGCTGGGCCGCATAGCAAACCGTGCAGCATCGAGCGACACGGAGCCGTCCACATAG
- a CDS encoding DUF362 domain-containing protein: MTAQDPVAVVRCESYERAALDTAIAGAAGLIGFTELAEYVGKRVLVKINLLNGARPEACSNTHVEFTRSVIRYLKSHGLEPVVSDSSGPLEDTWGCFRRSGYAAMCEEEGVSIEPLSKDGYDRIDIANGKQVSSALVSRFFLEADLIISLPKLKTHVQTVYTGAVKNFFAVLPLSERRRFHRLNRYERFSEAIVDLYSAVGRGLSLMDGIMGMQGNGPSTGSPCKLGIVLASRGAANLDVVACGAIGLSQTRVHTVKDTIARGFAARLDQVQIVGDSLSQVERKLHVPARLLLRANPIIEGLTDIVLGLHASAVEVQADKCTGCGHCRNICPVGAITIDNHCRIDYSKCIRCYCCFEVCPNDAIVRRPPFVGRVLDRLRGWQLGRMS; the protein is encoded by the coding sequence ATGACGGCACAGGACCCGGTCGCCGTCGTTCGGTGCGAGTCGTACGAGCGTGCGGCCCTGGACACGGCGATTGCTGGCGCCGCCGGGCTCATCGGGTTCACGGAGCTTGCTGAGTACGTGGGCAAGCGAGTATTGGTTAAGATCAACCTGCTGAACGGGGCCAGGCCCGAGGCGTGTTCCAACACGCACGTTGAGTTCACGCGTAGCGTCATAAGGTACCTGAAATCGCACGGGCTTGAGCCCGTGGTGTCCGATTCGTCCGGCCCGCTTGAGGATACGTGGGGGTGTTTCAGGAGGTCTGGTTACGCGGCTATGTGCGAGGAGGAAGGTGTGTCGATTGAGCCGCTGTCGAAAGACGGCTACGACAGAATCGATATAGCTAACGGCAAGCAGGTCAGCTCGGCGCTGGTTTCAAGGTTTTTTCTTGAGGCTGATCTTATCATCTCACTGCCCAAGCTGAAGACGCACGTTCAGACAGTCTATACCGGGGCGGTCAAGAACTTCTTCGCTGTTCTGCCGCTTTCGGAGCGACGGCGGTTTCATCGGCTCAATCGATACGAGCGTTTCAGCGAGGCGATAGTTGACCTTTATTCTGCCGTCGGTAGAGGGTTGAGTTTGATGGATGGCATCATGGGGATGCAGGGGAACGGTCCCTCGACGGGGAGCCCATGCAAGCTCGGGATCGTGCTCGCCTCACGAGGCGCGGCCAACCTTGACGTGGTAGCGTGCGGAGCGATTGGGCTTTCGCAGACGAGGGTTCACACTGTGAAGGACACGATCGCAAGGGGATTTGCGGCCAGGCTCGACCAGGTCCAGATTGTGGGAGATTCACTTTCTCAGGTCGAACGGAAGTTACATGTCCCTGCGAGGCTGTTGCTGCGGGCGAATCCTATAATCGAGGGGCTGACAGACATCGTGCTCGGCCTTCATGCAAGCGCAGTCGAGGTTCAGGCCGACAAGTGTACCGGCTGCGGGCATTGCCGGAACATTTGTCCCGTCGGCGCCATAACAATTGACAACCACTGCCGGATAGATTATTCAAAATGTATTAGATGCTATTGCTGTTTCGAGGTGTGCCCGAACGATGCCATTGTGCGGCGGCCTCCGTTCGTGGGTCGGGTCTTGGATAGGCTCAGAGGTTGGCAGCTGGGAAGGATGAGTTGA
- a CDS encoding protein kinase, translating into MIQCPECGLANLDDMNNCSSCGCLLMTGDDEDTRTDLGAPSFKKGVKFADRYEIVSEVGKGGFGRVFRAVDVTTGSVIALKVLKPSLTSDEQVRSRFLGELKMSRRVVHPNIIRLTDILEIGGMLILVMEFVEGMSLKQMIRREGPFDVELAYTIMSQVCLGLDAAHRVGVVHRDIKPQNILITKNLGIKIVDLGLARHLGGNSVSQTGVIMGTPDYMSPEQVRGRNIDARSDIYSLGVVMYEMFTGKLPFTGESSVAVLLAHLRQVPESPMRLRSDLPPWVSYMILRAMAKRPSQRFGKTTDLLKYFEKSMAQSKLGEKAEELEKKPPEEKMAREMTPHVPSRADSRRKLRLVSVLLITIIGLVAIISAVALRAHFESSDRAQVIVKAAKEHEKQQDYLKAYRVYVEGTRQVKGSISLYFRAAMAYIQYLSREHTLPLVLSLMGILVLLLVPLYLIQRNIKR; encoded by the coding sequence ATGATTCAATGTCCTGAATGCGGTTTGGCGAATCTGGATGACATGAACAACTGTTCCAGCTGCGGGTGTCTTCTGATGACGGGGGACGATGAGGATACAAGGACCGACCTCGGTGCGCCTTCGTTCAAGAAGGGCGTTAAGTTTGCTGACCGATACGAAATAGTCTCTGAGGTTGGGAAAGGAGGCTTCGGCCGTGTTTTCCGCGCGGTCGATGTTACGACCGGCAGCGTGATTGCCTTGAAGGTGCTGAAGCCCTCTCTCACGAGCGACGAGCAGGTTCGCTCACGTTTCTTGGGTGAGCTGAAGATGTCGAGGCGCGTCGTGCATCCGAACATAATCCGGCTGACGGACATTCTGGAGATCGGAGGGATGCTCATCCTGGTCATGGAGTTTGTCGAGGGGATGAGCCTGAAACAGATGATCAGGCGAGAGGGTCCGTTTGATGTGGAGTTAGCCTACACGATAATGTCTCAGGTGTGTTTGGGCCTGGATGCCGCCCACCGCGTGGGCGTTGTTCATCGCGACATAAAACCCCAGAACATTCTGATTACTAAGAACCTTGGGATCAAGATCGTTGACCTGGGGCTTGCGCGGCACCTCGGCGGCAATTCGGTCTCTCAGACCGGGGTGATAATGGGGACGCCGGACTACATGTCTCCTGAGCAGGTTAGGGGAAGAAACATCGACGCCAGGTCGGATATCTATTCACTAGGCGTTGTCATGTATGAGATGTTCACAGGCAAGCTCCCCTTTACCGGGGAGTCGTCTGTGGCCGTGCTTCTCGCTCACCTTCGGCAGGTTCCCGAATCTCCTATGAGGCTCAGGTCTGATCTGCCGCCCTGGGTGAGTTACATGATACTGAGGGCTATGGCCAAGAGACCCAGCCAGCGATTCGGCAAGACAACGGACCTGTTGAAGTATTTCGAGAAGAGTATGGCACAGTCCAAGCTGGGAGAGAAAGCCGAAGAGCTCGAGAAGAAGCCCCCTGAAGAGAAAATGGCCCGCGAGATGACGCCGCACGTGCCGAGTCGGGCGGATTCCAGGAGAAAGCTGCGACTCGTCTCCGTTTTGTTGATTACCATTATCGGGCTCGTGGCGATCATCTCAGCTGTTGCCCTGCGCGCGCATTTTGAGAGCTCAGATAGGGCTCAGGTGATTGTCAAAGCCGCGAAGGAGCACGAGAAGCAGCAGGACTACCTAAAGGCCTATCGGGTCTATGTGGAGGGAACTCGCCAGGTGAAGGGCTCGATCTCGCTATACTTCCGGGCAGCAATGGCCTATATCCAATACCTATCGCGAGAGCATACACTGCCGCTTGTGTTATCCCTTATGGGCATATTGGTTCTGCTTCTAGTCCCTCTGTATCTGATACAGCGCAACATCAAACGTTGA
- the folD gene encoding bifunctional methylenetetrahydrofolate dehydrogenase/methenyltetrahydrofolate cyclohydrolase FolD, translated as MATILDGKRTAARIEQRLAEQVEALWEERGVRPGLAAVLVGEHPASATYVRMKRKRSTQIGLHFELHKFATTVTRDELHETIGELNRSEKVHGVLVQLPLPEHLDAHEVIDWIAPGKDVDGLTTLNQGLLYRGKPCLAPCTPKGMIRLLDEYGIATEGKNAVVVGRSELVGRPLAVMLSSRSRNATVTIAHTRTRNLRQVTKRAEIVAVAIGRAQMLDATYFADGVVVIDAGTNVVPCEDSKTGRRLVGDVDFASVSEIASYITPVPGGVGPMTVCMLLENTVEAARSIAYGG; from the coding sequence ATGGCTACGATACTGGATGGAAAGAGAACTGCCGCGAGAATCGAACAGAGACTCGCGGAGCAAGTGGAAGCGCTGTGGGAGGAACGCGGCGTGCGACCTGGCCTTGCTGCCGTCCTTGTTGGTGAACATCCTGCCTCAGCCACTTATGTGCGGATGAAACGGAAACGCTCCACGCAGATTGGTCTTCATTTCGAGCTGCACAAGTTCGCAACCACGGTAACAAGGGATGAGCTGCACGAGACGATCGGCGAGCTCAACCGGAGCGAGAAGGTGCACGGGGTGCTCGTCCAGCTGCCGCTTCCGGAGCATCTTGATGCGCACGAGGTAATCGATTGGATAGCTCCCGGGAAGGATGTGGACGGCCTTACGACGCTCAATCAGGGCCTCTTGTATCGAGGCAAGCCCTGCCTCGCCCCATGCACGCCCAAAGGGATGATCAGGCTGCTCGATGAGTATGGCATTGCTACTGAGGGCAAAAACGCCGTCGTCGTCGGCAGAAGCGAGCTCGTCGGTAGGCCGCTTGCGGTCATGCTTTCCAGCAGGAGCAGGAATGCGACGGTTACGATCGCGCACACTCGGACGCGCAACTTGAGGCAAGTAACAAAACGCGCGGAGATCGTCGCGGTGGCGATTGGCCGAGCTCAAATGCTCGATGCCACCTATTTCGCAGACGGCGTTGTCGTGATCGACGCGGGGACCAATGTAGTGCCGTGCGAGGACTCGAAGACGGGCCGCCGGTTGGTTGGCGACGTTGATTTCGCATCAGTCTCAGAAATTGCGTCGTACATCACACCCGTGCCCGGCGGCGTTGGCCCGATGACAGTCTGCATGCTCCTTGAGAACACGGTCGAGGCAGCGCGGTCGATTGCGTATGGTGGGTAG
- a CDS encoding SPFH domain-containing protein, translating into MVRKLFLVAVLIVVLLVLFRVVALTKVPCGFVGIRRPQLAGSGAGRAKPKLLMPGVRFAVPIVHQVDLVSTRVRKVDVEHVEVNLRDNLRVYVDATTTFRVEPTQLALNYALNDGEQYVQRAMLNDIKSVMRRFFQETNTDGFLEASWRTEQKAAIERQLSELLANRGVSLVHFFMRDFAFAASSARGLAPPEFRKSINGQRDNIKKDGKDRGTFAYGRAYHGLCFGPVPMVACHTVTTLESGARKPPF; encoded by the coding sequence ATGGTGCGGAAGCTTTTTCTTGTGGCGGTTCTTATTGTGGTGCTCCTTGTGCTTTTCAGGGTAGTCGCCTTAACTAAAGTGCCATGCGGGTTCGTCGGCATTCGGCGGCCGCAGCTTGCTGGGTCGGGGGCTGGGCGGGCGAAACCCAAACTGCTGATGCCCGGAGTGCGTTTTGCGGTCCCGATTGTGCATCAGGTCGATCTGGTAAGCACCAGGGTGCGGAAGGTGGACGTAGAGCACGTTGAGGTCAACCTCAGGGACAACCTCAGAGTCTATGTGGACGCCACGACCACATTTCGGGTAGAGCCAACGCAGCTTGCCCTAAACTATGCTCTGAATGATGGCGAGCAATACGTCCAGCGAGCAATGCTGAACGACATCAAAAGTGTTATGCGCCGCTTTTTTCAGGAGACGAACACGGACGGTTTTCTCGAAGCATCCTGGCGGACCGAACAGAAGGCCGCAATCGAGAGGCAACTGTCGGAACTGCTCGCGAATCGCGGTGTCAGTCTAGTCCACTTCTTCATGCGAGACTTTGCGTTCGCCGCGAGCTCAGCTCGTGGGCTTGCGCCGCCGGAATTCCGGAAGTCTATCAACGGCCAGAGGGACAACATTAAGAAAGATGGCAAAGATCGCGGGACGTTCGCGTATGGACGTGCCTATCATGGGCTATGCTTTGGCCCAGTGCCCATGGTTGCTTGTCACACCGTAACCACTCTCGAAAGCGGTGCTAGAAAGCCACCGTTTTGA